GTCCCATGGCTTGGAGGAACCCTGTCCCCATGGCTCCAAGTCCCCCACTCCCATGGCTCGTAGGACCCCCATCCCCATGGCTTGGAAGTCCCCCATCCCCATGGCTCCAAGTCCCCCATCCCCATGGCTTGGAGGACCCCCATCCCCATGGCTCCAAGTCCCCTATCCCCATGGCTTGGAGGACCCCCATCCCCATGGCTCCAAGTCCCCCACTCCCATGTCTTGGAGGACCCCTGTCCCCATGACTTGGAGGAACCTTGTCCCATGGCTTGGAAGTCCCCCATCCCCGTGGCTCCAATCCCCCACTCCCATGGCTCCACTCTCCCCACAGCAACGACATCGCCCTGATcaagctggaggaggaggtggaagagACTGAGACCATCCAGGCCGCCTGCCTGCCCCCCGCGGGGCTGATCCTGGAGAACGACTATCCCTGCTACGTCACCGGCTGGGGACGCCTCAAGAGTGAGCAGGAGCTCCCCAGGGGAGtccccggggtgggggggttgCTGTGGGCACGGGGAGTGAGGTGTGTCTGTCTTTGCAGCCAACGGGCCCCTGCCCGACGTCctgcagcaggctctgctgcccgTGGTGGACCATGAGACCTGCACCCAGCGCGACTGGTGGGGCAGCCTGGTGAGGGCCACCATGGTGTGTGCTGGGGGCGACGGCGTCCGCTCCGGCTGCAACGtgagtgctggggcaggggctggggaggggtgggTTAGACTCACAGAATCGTGGagtggtttggcttggaagggtccttaaagatcacctagatccaaccccctgcatgagcagggacacctcccaccagcccaggttgctccaagccccatccaacctgcccttcaacactgccagggatggggcagccacagcttccctgggcaacctgggccagggtctcaccaccctcacagccaagaccttcctcctcatgtccaacctaagcctcccctctcccagtttcaatccattccccctcatccccctgcccttgtcccaagcccctccccagctttcctggagccccttcaggcactggaagctgctctaaggtctccctggagccttctcttctccaggctgaacaccccaactctcccagcctggctccagagcagagctgctccagccctcccatcatctctgtggcttcCCCTGGATTTGCTCCCAGCTTTGGCAGGGGTGGGCAGTGCGGGGctgagggaagggcaggaggaataggagctggagccaggctggtggGGGGCAGGGCAGTGGGGTGGCCAGGAGCAGGTGttgagctgggcagggggaaTTGATTTGGTGTGTCTGGGCAGGGGGACTCGGGTGGCCCCCTGAACTGCCAGCGGGAGGGGCTCTGGGAGGTCAACGGCATCGTCAGCTTCGGCTCCGGCTGGAGCTGCAACATGGCCAAGAAACCAACCGTCTTCACCCGGGTGTCTGCCTACATCGACTGGATCAACGAGGTGAGAACCCACTCCTTTCCCTTCCCGTGGAGGGGCTGGCCATGTTGTCCCCTTGTGTCCCCCTCCCAAGCCCCACCGTGTCTTCTTCTTGGCAGAAAATGAGCGAGAACTGAGGAGACGGCAACACGTCCTGAGGGTGATAAAGGCTGAAGTGCTGAGCTGGTCTCTGTGTCCTGCTGGTTATTTGGGGGGGATCTGGGGGCAGAATTGTGGGGAGGAAATGCCTGGGGCTGTGTCTGGGGATGTTCAGCCCTTGTGCTTGGGAAAGAAGCTCAAGTTGTGGTGTGGGAGTGGTTGGGgtcccagggaggtggaggtggaaccatcccccccccccatgtgCCCCCACTtgtgggaagggagaggtgggagcCAGGTCTGTGGCACCAGGGGGCTGGAGGTTTGGCTGGGGTTCAGCTTGGGGGGGTGGTCCTGGCTGGTCCCTGGGGGGCTGTTAAGGAAGCTGGTTGAACCTGGGTAGGTCTCAGGATGCTTCTTTAGGTGGACTTGGCTGGTTCTGGGATGTCTCAAGGGATCGTGCTGGTACTTGAGGCTTCTTAAGGACAACCAGTTTGGTTAACTGGGGGGGCTTGAGAGGGGGTTGCTTGGTCCTGGGGGGCTTGAGAGAGCCTGGTTGGAGCTGGGGTGCTCAGGAACTGCACAGGGttgccagccccagcacctgcaCTGCAGCCCAGAACCCAAATGTCTCACCATGGATCTTCCACCATCCCTGAGGGGGGTTCAGTGGCTGCAGGTCCCTGGGATGGGGGTGATGGGGGGAGATGTGGGGTTTATCAGGGAAAGGGGTGGCCATGATGATGGGAGGGAGAGGTGAAGAGGCTGCCTTGGAGTTGCAGAGCAGCCCACCCTGGTTGTTctgtggtggctgctggaggATGATGAGCAGAGATggacagtgatggatggagaCACCTCGAGCTCAACAGGGGACATGACAGAGGGTgaagctgccaccagccccagcagggactCCAGCACCAGACCATGGAGCCACATCAGCACCAGGCCTGGGGAGGCCACCAGGAGCACCTGAATCCCAGCTTGATTAGCTCTGTCACCTGCCTCAGTGTCACCCATGGCAGTGACACGCCCCTCCCAAGAGATGAAGGGTTAGAGGCAGGTGACACTGGTGCAGTTAAAACAAGATGTCTCCTGACAGAAGGTCATCTCCTTGAGAGAGGGAGTGGCCCGAGGTGTCAGGGCCTGTGCAGATGACAGGGGAGCACCTCAAGGCCAGCAGGACAGTGACAGGTCCTGAGGATCATCCCTGCAGCTTTAGCACCTGATCAATGTCACTGACTGGCTTAGAGAGAGACCTGTAGCTTCTTTGAAACTCACCCAAGCAGGTTCAACCCAACTGATCACCCAAACCTTACACCTGGTACCCTGTGTTGTCAAGAAAAAGTTGTTAATTCCTAATACATTTGGGTTAAAAACTAGTATTGATGTTTGGTAACTCCTACCTGCAAGTTTTTAGACACAACCTCCTTTGACTGAGCTCTGAGTGTCACCAGGACACAAGTTTCTTGTCACCTTTAACAACTGCAAGgacctgcagcaggaacagtgAGAATGTCACTTCCAAGCTGTGTCCCACTCCAACCAACCACACCCCCAAagtgcccccccagccctgacCTGCCCCCCCTGTCCCAAGCCCTCAGAATTCCTGACCCAAACCCATcaccacagcagctgagcagggcaAGTGCTTTAACTCAGCTCTGATATTCCAAGGAATTCTCCCAGTTTCCTGCTGTAAATCCTTGTTTCCAGGCTGGGTGCTCAGCCAGTGGTGGAGCATTCCCAAGGTTAGGAATGCTaccagggacagcagggagcTAAAACATGACTGAAGCAAGActttccctgctcttcccacCTGAGAGAAGCCTTCAGGAGGCAAGGGCAGGCACCAGAGGAACACACAAGGAAACCCAACAAAGAAgatcatcttttctttcttcttcttttttttcatggcattttattgaaaaagagaaagaatcaATTGCAAAAATCCTTCTGTTCCATTTAAAGGCCAGAACTGGATTCCACCAATAGGTTATCCCAGCACTAAAGGACACAAACATCACCAACATGGTCACTGGAGGTTGAGCACAGTGTGTCCTGGCAACCTGAAGGTGCTTCTTCCAGGAGCACAGTGGATCTGGGCCAGCAAAGGAGCTTCCTGAACCATCCCTGCTCCACCCCAACCcttccctggggacacagcaccaacctccatctcctctTGCTTTCACACATCACATTTCTCAAGGCAGAACATCTCACCAAGACAGACAAAGGCCACCAGGAGCATCAAGGCCGAGTCGTGATGGGCGCTGGTGCCACCCAGACGTGATTGTCCCACCTGGTGGGACCTGGGAACCCAGGGTCATTTACACCTGAAGAAGAACTTTTTCCGGAGGAAGTTGAAACATCCTGGGATCTGCTTGTACTTGCCCTTGGCAGAGACAGCATGTGCCACctgagaagagagggagagcaAGTGAAGAGCTTTTCCAGGGCACAGCTTCTTGTGGGAagcaaggcaggagagggaacATGGGATGGAAGAGCTGGGAGGTCTCCTAAAAGGAGACCTTTTtcccagcaaaaccaaaggGGACTTGAGGGGCCTTTCAAGAAACTCTATGGATAccactgctgcttccagcaggtACTTCTCAGAGTGAGCCACAAACTCCCTCTTTCCCTTTGGGTGTTTATTTGGAAGCAAATTCCCTTTCCACCCGTTTTCCTCCAGATACACCCCTCATTTCTCCAGGATCATACCCTCAGTAACATGTTCAGCAGGTCCTCTGAAGGGGCATACTGCTCCAGCACACTGTCCAGAGTTTCCACATACCACGAGCCACTTGAGGCCTCCCTCCAGGAGACAAAACCTTCAGAGAAAGGATGAGAATGTCACTGCTGAAGGTTCTCACCTCACCACGTAACTGCCACCCCTAGGCTGACATCTCCAAAGGAGCCTGCTGTCCCTCGCTGCCCCACCCTTTGGCTGTGAAGCTCCCAAGTTTTTTGATCATTGCCCTGTACCCAGGAAAGGATTGGCATGGGTTGTCTCACCTGGAAAAGTTGAGTAGGAGACCAAGATGTCACTGGGTGTGGGCAAACTGGCTACAGCATCAGGCTCGTCCACGTTACCTGCTGGAGGCTGAAAAGGAGTCGCGTCCGACTCCGAAGAACCTCCAGGAGCTTCATCTCCAGGGGGATCAGAGTCCACCACAAAGCCTCGATCCCTTTGTTCTgcaaaaaagcaggaagaaacagGCCCTGAAATCCACCTTTCCCGTGTCCCCAGCACCTCTCAACACCCTCCAGAAAGAACAGATGGAAAAAGTAACGTCAAATAAAAACCAGACCAAGATTTTCGGCCCTTTCAGCTGCGCTGCTGGAGGTGGAGCCTTGGTCTGTGCTTCCCCACCAACCTTGTGGCTGaaggcctggagcagccagTTGGTGTGCTGGtaattctctccttttcccacaTCCCTACCAAGCAGAAGGACCATTCCAGCAGACCCAAATCACTCCAAGATGTGGCCAAGAGTAAGAGAAGATAGATGGAGAAACAGGCaatgaacaaacaaaagaaccaaATCCCAAGCTAAACCATCTCCAAAGCCTCCTGAGACCCACTGGCTGATCTGCTTTGGGAGCTAAAACAAAGAGTCACCTCCACCACAGGCCTGGATGAAGAAGAGTTTGGGTTTTCCTCTCAAACTCGGGCAATGGGACCCAGTGAAATAGTTCACAATCTTTTCGATTGGAATGGGTTTTCCATCCGTTCCGAAAACGCCTCCAGGAAACTGAATATGGCTGGTCTGCAAGAGGAAAATCCAGGAGCTAGTGATGTGGCAGGAGAGACCAGCTCCAAGGAAGCCTTCTTCTGCCCAGGTCCTCTCCCTTCTGCCTCTTTGTGACCTGAAGTCACCAGAACAAATCTGACTTTGCCGTGTCTGTGCGGATGCACACGCTGGGCCAGGGGACACCCAGGAGAGATTTCCAACACTGAACCCCAACAATCCAACTCTTCCTGTTGCCCAACTCCTGTCTCACCTCTTCCAGCAACTGGGTTCTTCATCCTTTGGGACAACAGGCACACAACACACACCCTTTCCCTGCTAACCATAGAATtatggaatgggttgggttggaagggaccttaaagatcatctagatccaaccccctgcatgggcagggacacctcccaccagcccaggctgctccaagccccatccaacctgcccttcaacactgccagggatggggcagccacagcttccctgggcaacctgggccaggctctcaccaccctcacagggaagaatttcctcctcatgtccaacctaaatctcccctctcccagttttaatcccttccccctcatcccatccctccacACGCTGGTAAagagctttcctggagccccttcaggtgctctaaggtctccttggagccttctcttctccaggctctccTCTCTTCATCCTTTGAGTCCTCTGACTTGGACAGAGGTTTTACAGCTCTCACAAGCACTGACACTACCTCTCCTCAGAAGACTTGTCCAATAGCAGCACTGGATGGGACCACATGggagcagctcccacctccTTGAAGACTGCAACTCTCTGCAGagggcacagccagcaggtCCATCAGGACCCTGTTCTAGCAGGGGGcgcttggactagatgatcttcagaggtcccttccaaccctgaccaccTTTGACTGTGACAGACCCCTGCCCTCCCAGAATGAGCCCCCTCCCTCAGGGGCAGCCCAGCTAAGGAGccaagggagcagcaggaggaaccCACCTGGCACCCATGGGACAGAATGACCACGATGCAGCAGTCCAAGGTGGAGTGGTCCTGCCGTGccagcttctgcagctctgaaacCATTTCCTGGGTGGAAAACCTCTGGGTCAGAGTCTTTCAAATCTACCTGGGtcacacagcagtgctgggccCTGCTCTTGTCACTCTGTCACAGCTCAGAAGGATCCCAGCCatccctctgctgcttcctgctttcCCTCTGCACAGTAACACCCACCCCACCTCCAGCCAGGAAAAGCCACCAGCAGAGAGTGACTATTTCTGTGGTCCTGCCCTTATTTAACACTGATTGTGTTAATTACACAGGTCACAGAATCCTTCTGATTggaaaaagacctttcagatcatcaagtccaaccattaacccaactctaccaagttcaGTGCTAACCCATgaccctcagcaccacatctacaaggctttgaaacacctccaggaatgggatccaaccacctccctgggcagttcCAGTATTTAATtaccctctcagtgaagaagtttctcctaatatctaatctaaacctgccctggtgcaacttgaggccattttctcttgtagCTTGTTCCTTAATTTCTCTCCTGGCTGCCTTCTTTACCACACAGCAAAACATCTGGCacatcccagccctggctgtACCCAACCCACCAGAGAGCCACCAGAGAGCCACCAGAGAGCCACCAGAGAGCTACAGCCCCAGCCCTTTCCCTACAAATCACCACCAGGAATCAAAGTTCTGGTAAAAGGGTAAAAATGAGCAAGGgcctttctgcttctgcagttgTGGCATGGAGATAAAATCATAAACAATCATTGAaacccagactggtttgggttggaagggaccttaaagaccatccagatccaacccccctgcatgggcagggacacctcccaccagcccaggttgctccaagccccatccaacctgcccttcaacactgccagggatggggcagccacagcttccctgggcaacctgggccagggtctcaccaccctcacagggaagaatttcttcccaatgtccaacctcaatctcccctctcccagtctgaagccatcaccccttgtcctctcacaaCAAGCCCatgtcccaagcccctccctTTATAAGAACCTGATTGCCTCTTCACTTCCAGCGTGCTGCTGCCATGGGGAGGAGCAACCACGGCCTCCAGAGGTTCAcctcccacctctcccagcagctgggtgTGGCTGGTCTCACCTCAGCTGTCAGGTCCCTCCGAGGCAGGAGGTGGAAGCCCAAGGACTTGAAGCGCTTCTCCAGCTTCTGGGCGTCCAGGTCGGAGCCGTCGCGCCTGGAGAGCCCCGAGGCCCTGCTGAAGGTGACGTTGTTGAGGATCAGGCAGTAGCCACAGGGGTTGGCTCGAAGCTGGTACACCTGGCAGGGACACAGCCCAGTTAAACACCCTCTTCTCTAAGAGATCTTCCACTGCCCCAGGTGtagggagggggaggaggaccCGTCC
The nucleotide sequence above comes from Apus apus isolate bApuApu2 chromosome 20, bApuApu2.pri.cur, whole genome shotgun sequence. Encoded proteins:
- the LOC127392780 gene encoding chymotrypsin-C-like — translated: MLGAVCLALLLGYAYGCGQPAVPPQLDTRVVGGEDAKPHSWPWQISLQYSRSGEWRHTCGGTLIAPQWVLTAAHCISSGRTYRVMLGKQDLSVEDEPGSLAVGVEKTIVHEKWNSLLVINDIALIKLEEEVEETETIQAACLPPAGLILENDYPCYVTGWGRLKTNGPLPDVLQQALLPVVDHETCTQRDWWGSLVRATMVCAGGDGVRSGCNGDSGGPLNCQREGLWEVNGIVSFGSGWSCNMAKKPTVFTRVSAYIDWINEKMSEN
- the CASP9 gene encoding caspase-9 isoform X2, whose product is MEERRRRALRRGRARLVAALRVEPLWDLLRDRGVFTRTMIEDIQSAGSRGEQARQLLIDLETRGKQAFPIFLSILRDTGQGELADLLLGEGELPLVPPQLRDLQPVPLDLPGEKHNESGNFPEPLSIPVQAESDRPPKTQGLAVDKRNQDLEMVSELQKLARQDHSTLDCCIVVILSHGCQTSHIQFPGGVFGTDGKPIPIEKIVNYFTGSHCPSLRGKPKLFFIQACGGEQRDRGFVVDSDPPGDEAPGGSSESDATPFQPPAGNVDEPDAVASLPTPSDILVSYSTFPGFVSWREASSGSWYVETLDSVLEQYAPSEDLLNMLLRVAHAVSAKGKYKQIPGCFNFLRKKFFFRCK
- the CASP9 gene encoding caspase-9 isoform X1 is translated as MEERRRRALRRGRARLVAALRVEPLWDLLRDRGVFTRTMIEDIQSAGSRGEQARQLLIDLETRGKQAFPIFLSILRDTGQGELADLLLGEGELPLVPPQLRDLQPVPLDLPGEKHNESGNFPEPLSIPVQAESDRPPKTQGLAVDKRNQDLVYQLRANPCGYCLILNNVTFSRASGLSRRDGSDLDAQKLEKRFKSLGFHLLPRRDLTAEEMVSELQKLARQDHSTLDCCIVVILSHGCQTSHIQFPGGVFGTDGKPIPIEKIVNYFTGSHCPSLRGKPKLFFIQACGGEQRDRGFVVDSDPPGDEAPGGSSESDATPFQPPAGNVDEPDAVASLPTPSDILVSYSTFPGFVSWREASSGSWYVETLDSVLEQYAPSEDLLNMLLRVAHAVSAKGKYKQIPGCFNFLRKKFFFRCK
- the CASP9 gene encoding caspase-9 isoform X3 encodes the protein MLWICLEVPCGSCSPWVGRGLFGHVGVRLVARPAGVWEALVRIPVGLSFWKVCLPILLVPCLGSHGESPGNLLESSSCHQPLQVYQLRANPCGYCLILNNVTFSRASGLSRRDGSDLDAQKLEKRFKSLGFHLLPRRDLTAEEMVSELQKLARQDHSTLDCCIVVILSHGCQTSHIQFPGGVFGTDGKPIPIEKIVNYFTGSHCPSLRGKPKLFFIQACGGEQRDRGFVVDSDPPGDEAPGGSSESDATPFQPPAGNVDEPDAVASLPTPSDILVSYSTFPGFVSWREASSGSWYVETLDSVLEQYAPSEDLLNMLLRVAHAVSAKGKYKQIPGCFNFLRKKFFFRCK